A part of Polynucleobacter sp. MG-Unter2-18 genomic DNA contains:
- the mnmG gene encoding tRNA uridine-5-carboxymethylaminomethyl(34) synthesis enzyme MnmG, with the protein MRYSKNFDVIVVGGGHAGTEAALASARMGCDTLLVTHSIESLGAMSCNPSIGGIGKGHLVKEIDAMGGAMAAATDEAGIQFRILNSSKGPAVRATRAQGDRVLYKAAIRRRLENQENLTLFQAAVDDLLVQGDEVQGVVTQMGLKFMAKKVVLTAGTFLDGKIHVGLNNYAGGRAGDPAATSLSSRLKELKLPQGRLKTGTPPRIDGRTIDFSVMLEQPGDLDPVPVFSYLGRPEQHPKQVPCWISHTNEQTHDIIRGGLDRSPMYTGVIEGVGPRYCPSIEDKIHRFASRNSHQIFLEPEGLTTNEFYPNGISTSLPFDVQWDLVRSIRGLESAVIVRPGYAIEYDFFDPRHLRHSLETKAIAGLYFAGQINGTTGYEEAAAQGMLAGINAGLAAQGKEPWLPKRSESYIGVLVDDLITLGVQEPYRMFTSRAEYRLSLREDNADLRLTTIGRELGLVDDYRWNTFCRKQEAVSRETSRLREIWIGPKHGSANAVSELLGQDLSHECSLADLLRRPGITYEAVMGLAEGLWSPGTLDDDLGLAQQISDQVEISIKYQGYIERQAVEIARQEHNETFPLPEALDYTQVLGLSKEVQQKLNLHKPGTLGQAGRISGVTPAALSLLLVHLKKGLGRIQEEAHE; encoded by the coding sequence ATGCGTTATTCAAAGAACTTCGATGTCATTGTGGTTGGCGGCGGTCATGCCGGTACAGAGGCTGCCCTTGCGTCTGCACGCATGGGATGCGACACCCTACTTGTAACGCATAGTATTGAGAGTTTGGGCGCCATGAGCTGCAACCCATCAATCGGTGGAATTGGTAAAGGTCATTTAGTCAAAGAGATTGATGCAATGGGTGGTGCTATGGCAGCAGCTACCGATGAGGCTGGCATTCAGTTTCGGATATTAAACTCAAGTAAAGGCCCTGCCGTTCGTGCAACTCGTGCACAGGGTGACCGGGTCTTATATAAAGCGGCGATTCGTCGCCGTCTTGAGAACCAAGAAAACCTGACCCTTTTCCAAGCCGCTGTAGATGATTTACTGGTCCAGGGTGATGAGGTTCAAGGTGTAGTTACGCAAATGGGGTTGAAGTTTATGGCCAAGAAGGTGGTGCTAACTGCCGGCACATTCTTGGACGGGAAAATCCACGTAGGCTTAAATAACTATGCTGGTGGACGGGCCGGCGATCCGGCGGCGACATCCTTGTCTTCCAGGCTGAAAGAATTGAAGCTCCCTCAGGGCCGCTTAAAAACCGGTACCCCACCGAGGATTGATGGACGCACTATTGATTTCTCGGTAATGTTGGAGCAGCCCGGAGATTTGGATCCAGTCCCCGTTTTCTCCTACTTGGGTCGACCTGAGCAGCACCCCAAGCAGGTCCCCTGCTGGATTTCTCATACAAATGAACAAACGCACGACATTATTCGGGGTGGTTTAGATCGTTCCCCGATGTATACCGGTGTTATTGAGGGGGTTGGACCACGCTATTGCCCCTCTATTGAGGATAAGATCCATCGTTTTGCTTCCAGAAATAGCCACCAAATCTTTTTAGAGCCTGAGGGTCTAACAACAAATGAGTTTTACCCCAATGGCATTTCTACTAGCTTGCCGTTTGATGTTCAGTGGGATTTGGTGCGCAGTATTCGTGGCCTAGAGTCTGCAGTAATTGTGCGCCCTGGATATGCTATTGAGTACGACTTCTTTGACCCACGCCATTTACGCCACAGCCTAGAGACTAAAGCAATTGCAGGCCTATACTTTGCCGGCCAGATCAATGGCACAACAGGCTATGAGGAGGCTGCTGCCCAAGGCATGCTTGCGGGTATCAACGCCGGTCTAGCGGCGCAGGGTAAAGAGCCTTGGTTGCCCAAGCGCAGCGAGTCTTACATCGGTGTTTTGGTCGATGACCTCATTACCTTGGGTGTCCAAGAGCCGTACCGCATGTTTACTAGCCGAGCGGAATATCGTCTGAGTTTGCGCGAGGATAATGCGGATCTCCGACTTACTACTATTGGTCGTGAACTAGGTTTAGTGGATGATTACCGCTGGAATACGTTTTGCAGGAAACAAGAAGCTGTTTCACGTGAAACATCTCGTTTGCGGGAAATTTGGATTGGCCCAAAACATGGATCAGCAAATGCTGTTTCTGAACTTTTAGGCCAAGATTTGTCGCACGAGTGTAGCTTGGCCGACCTTCTAAGGCGCCCAGGCATTACATATGAGGCAGTTATGGGCTTGGCCGAAGGCCTTTGGTCGCCAGGAACCCTGGATGACGATTTAGGTCTGGCACAGCAAATCAGCGACCAGGTTGAAATTTCTATTAAATATCAGGGTTATATCGAGAGACAGGCTGTGGAGATTGCTCGGCAAGAGCATAACGAGACTTTTCCGCTGCCTGAGGCTTTGGATTACACCCAAGTGCTTGGCTTATCCAAAGAGGTGCAGCAAAAACTCAATCTGCATAAGCCAGGCACCCTGGGTCAGGCCGG